The Sulfurospirillum oryzae genome contains the following window.
CTCTCCTTATGGATGGGATAAAGCTTATAAAAACCAATGAAAGGAGCAGCAATGAGAAAGTATGTAACTATGATCATTGCAGCTCTGAGTTTGGCATCAGTGGCATTTGCCACTGAAAGCCAAATCTGGGGTGAGATGCGCATACAAAATATTTTAGGATACGATAAAGAGGGAAGTACCCATTTAGGACCTTTGTTTACCATGTTACAGCATCAATACTTCGCATGGATATTCCTAGGAGTTCTAATTGGAGTTCCTTTAGCTTTCTTTATCCATTATAAGATTATAGGACCTAAAGTCTTTCCACACAGTGCAAAGAAATACTATGCCTTTAATCTCTATAATAGAATAATCCACCAAGTAGCAGCCGTCAGCTTCTTGGTGATCGTACCCACAGGATTTATCATCGTCTTTGGTGACTTCTTTGGAGGTGGAACCTTGGTGAGAATGGCAAAGAACCTTCATGGCATCTTTACCATACCTTTTACCATCGTGGTCATCCCAATGGCACTTATGTGGCTTAAAGAAGCTCTCTTTAATCTCGATGATATTAAATGGTTTATGATCCTAGGAGGTTACCTCTCTAAAGAGAAAAAACCAATCTTGGCAGGTAAGTTTAATGCCGGTCAAAAGATGTGGTACTGGGTAGCCATATTAGGTGGTATTACCATGATACTTAGTGGTGCCATAATGTTCTTCCTAGACTTTAAAATGCAAATGTTGCAT
Protein-coding sequences here:
- a CDS encoding formate dehydrogenase subunit gamma, coding for MRKYVTMIIAALSLASVAFATESQIWGEMRIQNILGYDKEGSTHLGPLFTMLQHQYFAWIFLGVLIGVPLAFFIHYKIIGPKVFPHSAKKYYAFNLYNRIIHQVAAVSFLVIVPTGFIIVFGDFFGGGTLVRMAKNLHGIFTIPFTIVVIPMALMWLKEALFNLDDIKWFMILGGYLSKEKKPILAGKFNAGQKMWYWVAILGGITMILSGAIMFFLDFKMQMLHDLTGLSQIDLLRAAAIIHNVMGFAVVALFITHVYMSMFAIKGAVQSIITGYVEEE